The segment GGATTTCAGATACCACTGGCACTTTTATTATCAAAAAATTTAAATATGAATACCAATGGCATATGGCTGGCAATTGCTGTCTCAAATGTAGTTCAAGGAGTAGTGATGGCTGGATGGTTTAAAAGGGGTGCGTGGAAGAGCATAAAAAAATAGTTTGACTTTTATTTTCTTTTTGTTATTATGCAAAAAGTTAGTAGGACAAGGAAAGTGGTAAAGAGGCGATAGTCTCTCATGTTCTGTCCTCAAATAAACAAAAGAAGGAGTTCGAAAGATGGCTAAAGGCAAGGTAAAGTGGTTTAATGATGCAAAGGGTTACGGGTTCATCACCCCAGACGATGGAAGTGATGACTGTTTTGTGCATCATTCTGCTATTGAGGGCGCAGGATTTAAGTCCTTGGCTGAAAACGACGCTGTAGAGTTCGACATAGAGAAGGACGATAAAGGTCGTAACAGAGCTGGAAACGTAAAAAAGCTATAAAAAATATAGACTAATTTATAAATCCAATAGATAACCTGCTCAGATTACTGGGCAGGTTATCTTTTTTTGATTTTTCATCTGATTTGCATTATAATCTTTAAAAGCTAGAATTAGGGATTAAGACGCTTCGCTTTAAGGATTAAGTTTATAGTGCTTTTTACTTAATTCTTATAACTTATGACTTACAGCTTAATATAATGATACTCGATAAAATAGTTGAAAATAAAATACAGGAAGTTAAGAACAGAAAGATAGAAGAACCTGTTGTTGTGCTTAAAGAGAGAATCGATGCTTCTGATAAACCCAGGGATTTTGTATCCGGTATTTCAAAACATGGGAAAGAGATAATATCTCAAATGAATCTTATTGCTGAAATTAAGAAAGCATCTCCTTCTGCAGGAGTCATAAAAGAAGATTTTTCTGTAGAGAAAATTGCCGAAGCCTATAAAATGGCAAAAGTGGATGCAGTCTCTGTTTTAACAGATAAAAAGTTCTTTCAAGGAGAGATAAAATACCTAAATACGGTTAAAAATGTGATTGATGTACCGATTTTGAGAAAAGATTTTATTGTAGATGAGTATCAAATATATGAGTCAAGAGCATATAAAGCAGATGCAATCCTCCTAATAGTCCGAATACTTGAAAGATCTCAGCTTGCAGATTATCTTGCTATGACTAAGGAACTTGGAATGGCTGCGCTTGTTGAAGTTCATTCTGAGGAGGAGCTTGAGCAGGCTTTATCCTGCAATGCAGAAATAATAGGAATTAATAACCGCGACCTTGATACTCTGGAGGTTGATATTGAAACAAGTCTCAGAATAAAAGGAGAAGTTCCTGAGAACAAGATTGTTGTAAGTGAAAGCGGGATAAAAACAAGAAATGATGTCGAAAAACTTTATAAATGTGGTATACGTGCTATACTTGTTGGAGAGATATTAATGAGAAGTAATAATATAAAATCTGAAATACAAAGACTAATTGGTAAAGAGTTATGAAATTGCCTGATAAGCACGGTCGCTTTGGAGAATTTGGCGGCATGTTTGTGCCTGAAACTGTTATGCCTGCAATTCTAGAACTTGAGAAAGCTTATTTATCAGCAAAAAAAGATAAAAAATTTCAGAAAGAATTAAACTACTACTTGCGTGAATATGCAGGTAGGCCTTCACCTCTGTATTTTGCTCAAAGACTCACCAAAAGACTTGGAGGCGCAAAGATATACCTTAAAAGAGAGGACTTGCTACATACAGGAGCGCATAAGATTAATAATACTCTGGGACAAGTACTACTTGCCGTAAAAATGGGAAAAAAGAGAGTTATTGCAGAAACTGGCGCAGGACAGCATGGAGTTGCAACAGCAACTGCTGCGAGTATGTTCGGGCTGGAATGTGAAGTGTTTATGGGCACAGAAGATATTCAGAGACAGGCTTTGAACGTCTTCAAAATGAAGCTCCTTGGAGCAAAAGTTACACCTGTAACCTCTGGAAGCAGGACGCTCAAAGATGCTACAAATCAGGCAATTAGAGATTGGGTTACAAATGTCAGGACAACGCACTATGTTATTGGCTCTGTTGTAGGTCCCCATCCATATCCAATGATTGTGAGGGATTTCCAAACAGTTATTGGTAAAGAAACCAGAAAACAAATTCTCAGGATTGAGAAAAAATTACCTGACTACGTTGTAGCCTGTGTTGGCGGAGGCAGTAATTCCATAGGGATTTTTTATCCATTTATACCCGACAAGAAAGTTTCTCTTATTGGTGTGGAAGCTGCAGGGCTTGGTATTAAAACAGGTAAACACGCTGTAACACTGGGAGAAGGCACAATAGGTACTCTTCATGGAAGTATGAGTTATCTCTTGCAAGACGGTAACGGACAGATAAAAATAGCACATTCAATTTCTGCAGGGCTTGATTATCCGGGAGTTGGCCCAGAACACAGCTTTTTGAAAAAAACAGGCAGAGCTGAATATCATTCCATTACAGATAAAGAGGCTCTGGAGGGATTCAAGCTGCTTTGCAGGACAGAGGGAATTATTCCTGCGCTAGAGAGCGCTCATGCAATCGCTTATGCAAAAAAACTTGCGCCTAAACTCAAGAAAAACAAGACAATTATAATCTGTCTTTCCGGCAGAGGAGATAAAGACGCAGACACAGTAGCAAAGGTGCTGGGAGTAAAACTGTGAACAGAATAGAAAAGGTATTTCTTAATCTGTCCAGAACAAATACAGCGGCTTTCATTCCTTTTATAACTGCAGGTGATCCAAGCGTTGCTATAACAAAAAAACTGGTTTTCGCATTTGAGAAAGCCGGAGCTGATATTATTGAACTTGGCGTTCCTTTTTCAGATCCGCTTGCAGATGGTCCTACAATACAACAGGCTTCTGAAAGAGCGCTTAAAAATGGAGTTTCGCTCCGAACTGTGATAACACTTGTCAGAAACATTAGAAAGGAAAGCAGTATTCCTATTATCTTGATGGGATACTATAACCCCATATTTAAATATGGGGTTAACAATTTTGTAAAAGACTCTATAAAAGCTGGTATTGACGGAGTTATTGTCCCTGATCTTCCCCCGGAAGAAGCTTTTCCAATCTATAATAAAACAAAAAAGTCTCCTTTTCCCTTGATACTTCTCCTGGCTCCTACAAGTACAGATGACAGAATTAAGCTGATTGGTAAAATGACAGAAGGATTCATTTATTACGTCTCTCTTACTGGTGTAACCGGAGCTAGGGGCATGTTGTCAAAAACAATTGAACAGAATGTGTTAAGGATTAAAAACCTCACATCCAAGCCAGTTTCTGTTGGTTTTGGTATCTCTACACCGCAGCATGCAAAAAAAGTTGCATCATACGCTGATGGAGTGATTATAGGAAGCGCAATAGTCAAGTTAATTGAACAAAACCTTAATAAGCCAGACCTGCTTAGTAAAGTTACCTCTTATGTCAAACAAATGGTAGATGCGACGAAAATCTAAAAATATACAAGGCTAAGTGTAAGGTCGGAGTTACCATGTTTCTGTTCATTTCCAATAATGTGGCGAAAATACTTGACAAATTTTTGAGACTTGTGATATATTGCAATTGTATCGAGACTCGAGGCGATATAGGGTTTGGAAAATGGAAACAAAATTTAAGATAGATGAAGTAAGAAACCTGCCGAAATATTTTCAACTAAAGCAAATTTTGCTTACAAATATTAATAATGGTACCTATTCCAATGACGGAAGACTTCCTCTCGTACGTAACCTAATGAGTAAACA is part of the bacterium genome and harbors:
- a CDS encoding cold-shock protein, whose translation is MAKGKVKWFNDAKGYGFITPDDGSDDCFVHHSAIEGAGFKSLAENDAVEFDIEKDDKGRNRAGNVKKL
- the trpC gene encoding indole-3-glycerol phosphate synthase TrpC, encoding MILDKIVENKIQEVKNRKIEEPVVVLKERIDASDKPRDFVSGISKHGKEIISQMNLIAEIKKASPSAGVIKEDFSVEKIAEAYKMAKVDAVSVLTDKKFFQGEIKYLNTVKNVIDVPILRKDFIVDEYQIYESRAYKADAILLIVRILERSQLADYLAMTKELGMAALVEVHSEEELEQALSCNAEIIGINNRDLDTLEVDIETSLRIKGEVPENKIVVSESGIKTRNDVEKLYKCGIRAILVGEILMRSNNIKSEIQRLIGKEL
- the trpB gene encoding tryptophan synthase subunit beta; its protein translation is MKLPDKHGRFGEFGGMFVPETVMPAILELEKAYLSAKKDKKFQKELNYYLREYAGRPSPLYFAQRLTKRLGGAKIYLKREDLLHTGAHKINNTLGQVLLAVKMGKKRVIAETGAGQHGVATATAASMFGLECEVFMGTEDIQRQALNVFKMKLLGAKVTPVTSGSRTLKDATNQAIRDWVTNVRTTHYVIGSVVGPHPYPMIVRDFQTVIGKETRKQILRIEKKLPDYVVACVGGGSNSIGIFYPFIPDKKVSLIGVEAAGLGIKTGKHAVTLGEGTIGTLHGSMSYLLQDGNGQIKIAHSISAGLDYPGVGPEHSFLKKTGRAEYHSITDKEALEGFKLLCRTEGIIPALESAHAIAYAKKLAPKLKKNKTIIICLSGRGDKDADTVAKVLGVKL
- the trpA gene encoding tryptophan synthase subunit alpha, producing MNRIEKVFLNLSRTNTAAFIPFITAGDPSVAITKKLVFAFEKAGADIIELGVPFSDPLADGPTIQQASERALKNGVSLRTVITLVRNIRKESSIPIILMGYYNPIFKYGVNNFVKDSIKAGIDGVIVPDLPPEEAFPIYNKTKKSPFPLILLLAPTSTDDRIKLIGKMTEGFIYYVSLTGVTGARGMLSKTIEQNVLRIKNLTSKPVSVGFGISTPQHAKKVASYADGVIIGSAIVKLIEQNLNKPDLLSKVTSYVKQMVDATKI